In the genome of Daucus carota subsp. sativus chromosome 9, DH1 v3.0, whole genome shotgun sequence, the window ATCCAatgaaacatgaaaagtgtgcCTCCCTTAATTCTTAAtctctaaaattttatatagagCTCTATTCCAAGAGTCGACGATTGATCGCGATTAATTACTAATCAATTCATGTTTCATAAATCATGGAACTGATTAAATTTTGATCATCATGATTTTACCAATTAAATCAGATATCCGCTTTTTATAATGATGTTCCACGctcattttcttttttacaCACAACGACACAtctgtatatatttaaaaaccGGGGTTGTGACAGCAGTAATTGTTGCTTCACTACCGGCCAGATGTATTTGTTGCTCCACGGCCTGAGTCAGGAAAATCACAAAATTGTCCCCTAAAAGATGTGGTGGCAAGAGTAAAATCAAAATGAATGGCGAGAGTGAGTCTCGTGGATGTGATCCACCAGCTCAAGATTACAAGTATACCAACACTGCTGGAACAGGTGAAGGTCCTGAAGGTCGTGGGACCTGAATGCAATTTCAATAGCCAATCAGACCTTCATTTCTAATATTCGATATCCATTTAGATAAACCAGTGACTTTAACAGCTTCTTCATGCCTGCAATTCCTCACATCTCATTTCACTCTCACAagcacaaaaatttataatctgtGTATTCAATATTTTGTCGACATGGCTACCACCTGCGCTGCTTCAGCCATTGCTTTCTCTTCCAACAGGCAAGCTCTTCtcctcaaaatttattaataacacACACTTCATTATATTCTACGTCtacataattattttgttttaattttcataatcaATTTATCATCACATTTCAGTTCCCAAAAAACGGGAGCTATTGTGGGAACGACAAAGGCTTCTTTTCTTAGTGGAGGAAGTCTCCGATTGAGCAAATTAGCGGCACCTGTTAGAACAAGATCAATCACTACTGTTTGTGCTGTCGCTGACCCTGAAAGACCCATATGGTTCCCTGGAAGCACCCCTCCTGCATGGCTTGATGGCAGGTCTGCTGCTACTTTACCCCTATAATCCACTACTATCTTAATTCACACTACCAACACGCACAAGCATACTAATATTATGTTACTGAGGTTGACTCTTTCATTTTTATATGCAGTCTCCCAGGCGATTTTGGTTTCGATCCTCTTGGTCTTGGTAAACAAACAATCCAAATGTTGACTGCTTCAATCAGGATTTAACTTGTAAAGAAATAACTAACCTTTGCTGTCGTTTCTGATGCAGGATCTGATCCCGAGACTTTGAAGTGGAACCAGCAAGCAGAGATTGTACACTGCAGATGGGCAATGTTAGGTGCGGCAGGTATCTTCATACCTGAATTTCTGACGAAGATCGGAATTTTAAACACCCCATCATGGTACACAGCCGGTGAACAAGAGTACTTCACTGACAAAACCACTCTCTTTATTGTCGAGTTGATCTTTATTGGTTGGGCTGAGGGAAGACGGTGGGCAGACATACTCAAACCAGGGTGTGTAAACACTGACCCTATCTTCCCTAACAACAAGCTCACAGGAACAGATGTCGGCTACCCAGGTGGCTTGTGGTTTGACCCACTTGGCTGGGGCAGTGGTTCTCCTGAGAAGATCAGGGAGTTGAGGGTAAAGGAGATCAAAAATGGAAGATTGGCGATGTTAGCTGTCATGGGTGCCTGGTTCCAAGCCGAATATACTGGCACTGGACCTATTGACAACCTCTTTGCTCACCTAGCCGATCCTGGTCATGCCACAATATTTGCTGTAAGTAGCCATCCTCATTCTTCATAGTACTAAATTCCAGTCTTTAACATTAAAACATACCGAAAAAACGGACACATAAGCTGATACCCATATATAGGATTTAGGAATAATGATATGGCACATTCATACTCATCAACAAAATAACCCATTTAATTACTTGCTTGTTTTTTGATGTATTACTACAGGCTTTCAGCCCCAAGTGAGGAAACATGAGAGACATGTAACTGCAAATTTGTCACAAGAGCATCAACGATCTTCTACCACAAGGGTTTTAACATGTGCCTCAAGTGATGTTTCAGTTTCATGTAGTGTACAAATACTTCTTTGGATTTAAAAACATAACAAATTTGAAATAGTTGTTGGAAACTACATGCATCATTATAGTAGTCACTAGCATATATATTATTGATCATCAGTAGAAGTGAACTAACAGGAAGGGTAATGATTGGGTGATGTGCAAGCAAAGTAAAAGAACGGCCAGCATATTGAAATCAATGTCAGAAGGAAACAAATTCCTTGACATCGGAATATTATAGCATAGCATAACTAATTAACTAATGGCACAAACGTATACAACTGAATCCATAAATCTACTATGGCTTCATCAAACCTGATGAGACTCAACTGCTGGTTTTTCTTATCATATAAGCATTAAGCAAAATAATAGAAAACATCTAACCCCTGGAACAGTGAGCTACAGAAGATTTCTTGGTGTTATTTTAATCATAATGACATAATAGTGTCGAGTTACAAATTGTCAACCTAAGAGCATTCACATTCGGATCCCTATCCATGCTTCATCTCTGGATATAGGGAATTTGTAACATTTTATCTTAATTACACCCTCCATCCGACATCTGTTTTTTACATTTGTAAACATCTGTTTTTTAGGGAATAGTTCATAGTTTTAGGGGCTGAATTGAAACCCCTATATTTGAGGAGTTTCTATACGTCCTCATCTCATACCCCATTCCACTCTGGTGGAATAggacaaaatatttaataactaaTACTGTAAGTAAAAGAGAGAGAATGAAGTAAAATAAAGCAGAATATTGTGATATTGGTGAAAAATAGGAAATGGGATGCAGGAAATATTTAGAAGATAAACAAAACTTTAGGAATAATTTTAGGTAACTACTATTTGTAGTAAGCATATAGGCATAGGGATTGAGGATGGCTGGGATGGGAATGCTCTTGATGCATTGAAATTTAGAAAAGCAAAAGGCTATGTAAAATGTAAAGCAAAAGATCCGTAACTGATAACAATTGataataattactccctccgtctcaatttataggtccattttgagaaaaaaaattgtcccaatatacttgtccctctctttttttaatacaaatttatctatatattacttgtgacttttttgaaactcaacattattctcatttctcaatgcactaaattcctatatttattgtgatttttttgaaactcaactatattctcacttatcaatgcactaattaatgttacatgagataaaattatattcaaccaACTTTGTTCTTAgtatgcgtgtttattccaaaatggacttataaattgagacggagggagtaataagttGGGAAAATAAGGAGTTAATTAGTTTTAACCATAAGCAAAAATCAGCAAAGTATAGAAGTGCTAGAAAAATACAAAAAGTAAATGAAGAATTTAAAAGGATGCCACATCATTCTCATGatatcctcctttatatatatagttctgTAATCGATAATAATGAATAAGCTGGGAAAATAAAGAGTTAATTAGCTTTAACCATAAGCAAAAATCAGCAAAGTATGCAAGTGCTAGAAACACAGGAAAATTAGATGGAGAGTTACGAGAGATGTCAAGTCATCCTCCTAAAACCCtactatgtgtgtgtgtgtgtgtgtttttaccGTATCTTGTGTGTCTATTTTTACCGTATCCAGGTTAAtgttatttcaaatcttttagtGTCCAAAAGAGTGCCCATTCAATAACCAAGCAATGATTTTTGAATTAGTTTTCCTTAATCACagtcataattaaatttttcaccaaatatatttaacatttcagtttttcttcaaagaaatttaattaatctCCATTTAACCCTTTCAAGTTTACAAACTGATTTCTGCATAAACATAAGAATTTGAGGGGGAAAATGTACAAGTGCAACACCATCTTGTCGATTTCATGATAGTAATAATAGTACAACCTCGGCCTTGAGACATTTGAAACCTAAAATCCCACTTGGTTAACTTCATTACATGTGTGCTTTTCCTTGACccttctatattttataagtcCATCCAAAAACATAAATACTCAAAACACTTgcctaatattaatattaattctaGACCTGTTAATGTATTCCAGATAGCAAAGATCCTCTTCATTTGACAGATGTTGCTCCAAAGATGTAATTTCAGCATTTTCTTTATCTGTAAAGATTCGTGGGATGCCTGAGATCAAGGTAAACATGGgattaacaaaaaaaagttttaaaaaaaatattgaaaccaCAAGTCCAATCCCAATAGCATGGAAAGGAAATAGCAACAAGGATAACTTTATGGTAAATTTGGAAGCCAATAGAATTCAGTAACTCCTACTATTCCATATCCCTATTATACTCCGCACTCCGCAATATAGAACTATGCGGGAGCAATGTCACAGACTTAATTAAAGTGTAACAAAGAtgaatggaaaagcaaggacaAGATTGATACTTCACATAATTATTATTTGCTTAAGTATGTCCAGCGGAAAGATATTTAATGtgtcaattatatatttgttgagTTATGGCGGGGTTTCTatatccacacacacacacacatataatatgggtcctactccaatacaaactaaatacaaatCCATGCAattagggctgtttaacgaaccgagctgttcgcgaacaagctcgagctcggctcgttaagagctcgttcggctcggctcgttaagttaacgagctcgagctcgaacacaaaaaattgttcgttaagtaaacgagctcgagccgagcttttagtatgttcggctcgagctcggctcgagctcgactcgagctcgctcggctcgttaaagctcgaaaaaatgtaatatttttggggtttttttttataatttatatatgttattgaactcagaattcaacatataatttatatatatatatattttagtgatgtaaccaaaatttcggaaaataataattttatatggtttgctattttgacagtcaagtaga includes:
- the LOC108200170 gene encoding chlorophyll a-b binding protein 7, chloroplastic, with amino-acid sequence MATTCAASAIAFSSNSSQKTGAIVGTTKASFLSGGSLRLSKLAAPVRTRSITTVCAVADPERPIWFPGSTPPAWLDGSLPGDFGFDPLGLGSDPETLKWNQQAEIVHCRWAMLGAAGIFIPEFLTKIGILNTPSWYTAGEQEYFTDKTTLFIVELIFIGWAEGRRWADILKPGCVNTDPIFPNNKLTGTDVGYPGGLWFDPLGWGSGSPEKIRELRVKEIKNGRLAMLAVMGAWFQAEYTGTGPIDNLFAHLADPGHATIFAAFSPK